The nucleotide window TGCCGCAACCCCGCTCGGGATTAAAGTGATGCAGGATCTGCAGTCCTTAAATAAAGATTCGGAAACGATAACCTTTGAGATGATGCTGTTCATTATCATTAATACCGCCAGCATCCAACTGATCCCGTTTACCGTAATCGGTATTCTATCCGATTTCGGATCCTCCAATCCGGCGGCGGTCGTTTTGCCGACCCTTCTGGCAACGATTCTCTCGGCTGTTTTTGCCGTGGGAACCCTCTGGGTATGCAGGAAATTGCTTAAATGAAGACGATTCAGCTCATCTCCCAGCTCATCATTCCCCTTTTCATCCTGTTGGTCGTTGGATACGGGTTGGTCAAAAAGGTAAGGGTGTACGATTCTTTCGTAGCGGGCGCCAAAGACGGGATAACCGTGGTGATAAAAATTTTCCCCTATCTCCTGGCGATCTTTGTCGCGGTTAAATCCTTTCAGGCCTCCGGGGCATTTGCTTTTACCAAAGATTTGTTCCACGGCATCCTGCTGGCCCTCAACATCCCGCTCGAAGTGATTTCCATCGCCATCATCAAGCCATTATCCGGAAGCGCATCGATTGGCGTGTTTACCGACATCATAAAAACGACCGGGCCGGACTCTCTGGCCAGCCGGATGGCGGCGGTCATCATGGGGAGTGCCGAGACGACCTTTTATATTTTGGCCGTCTATCTGGGAGCCGTGGGCATCAAAAAAACCCGGTACTTAGTTCCGGTGTGCGTCCTTGCCGACATCGTCGGTATTCTCATTGCCATAAGCATTGTAAAAATCTTTTTTTAATTAAGGTGGCTTTGAGCGCGAATATGTTTTTTGGGTAATCCCGCGGAACGCGGGACTTGGCACTGGCCGTGGCGACGAATAA belongs to Deltaproteobacteria bacterium and includes:
- a CDS encoding spore maturation protein, translated to MKTIQLISQLIIPLFILLVVGYGLVKKVRVYDSFVAGAKDGITVVIKIFPYLLAIFVAVKSFQASGAFAFTKDLFHGILLALNIPLEVISIAIIKPLSGSASIGVFTDIIKTTGPDSLASRMAAVIMGSAETTFYILAVYLGAVGIKKTRYLVPVCVLADIVGILIAISIVKIFF